The DNA window ACGGGGTGCTGCCGCGGATTGCGGTGGTGTACCTGATGGCGTCGGCCATCGTGCTGTACTGCGGCCGGCGCGCGCGGGCGGTGATCGCCGTGGTGGCGCTGGCGGGCTACTGGCTGCTGATGACACGGATGCCGGGATTCGATTTGTCGATGGACGGAAACCTGGCGGGATTTATCGACCGCAAACTTTTGTATGAGCATTTGTGGATCAGGCACCGGTTCGATCCGGAGGGATTGCTGAGCACGATCCCGGCGGTGGTGACCACGCTGATAGGAGTGTTCACCGGTGAATGGTTGAGGCAGCGGCCGGTCATGGGGCAGGCGTCGGACCCTTCTGCCTCACATGTGGGCCAGCCCCGGGTTACAAAAGTGCAGGGAATGTTGATGGCAGGGGCGCTGCTGATGGTGGCCGGCGAGGCCTGGGGAAGATGGTTTCCGATCAATAAGAACATGTGGACCAGTTCGTACGTGCTGTTTACCGGCGGGTTCGCGCTGGCGCTGCTTGCACTGTGCTATTGGATGATTGAGATTCGCGGGTGGCGGAGCTGGGCGCAACCGTTTGTCTGGTACGGAAGCAACGCCATCACGGTGTATGCGGCGTCAACCGCGCTGGCGGTTTTCAGCGTGCGCTACCAGGTCATGCCCGGGGTGACGTACAAGGCGTGGGTATACGATCACTGGTTTGCGCCCATGGCGCGGCCGATGATTGCGTCGGCGTTGTTCGCATCCGCCTATGTATTAACTTTCTGGGCGCTGGCGTGGTTGATGTACCGGAAGAAGATATTTGTGAAGATTTAGCGGTGGTTCATGCCTAAGCCGGAGCGGTTTGGACCACTTGTTAGGTTGCTGGTTCGTGGCGAGTGGGATGCGGCCTGACTCCTGACTCCACCTGTGTTCCCGTGATAAAAACTGAGTGATGCCCTGCGGGCCCACCGCCGCGCCAGCTCCAGACAACAACATAACCGCCGCCGGCAGCCGGCGCGAGTACGTGGTGGTGCTCGGTTCGCCGATCGGCATGCCGCAGCTCATTGCGGGTGCGCTGCTCGCGTTGTTCCTGGCGCAGTGCGTGTGGGTGGCGGTGCACTCGCCGATGCGCGAGATGGAGATGGAGCAGATCGGGCGCGGCGAATTTCTGTTTCATGAGCATGCCTTCACGGCCGAGGCGTCACGCGAGCCCATCCTCCCGGTCCTGGCAGCGGTGCCGCTGATCGGGTCGGGATTCACGATCGGGACACGCGGGTCAGAGACCCACCCCACCCTGGCAAACCCGGCCCGGGTGGGCGGCGCGGTGCCCGAATTCTTCTTGCCGCATCCGCGATCCTGGAGATGGCGGGCGCGGCTGCCGTTCATTGCCATTGGAGTGCTGCTGGGGGCGTCGTTGTGGTACGTGGCGCGGCGGCTCTACGGAAATGCCGGCGGGTACACGGCGCTGTCGCTGTACGCATTTTCGCCGGTCATCATCATGCGGGCGGCTGCAATCCAACCGGCAATAGTCGCGGCATGGGGAGCGTTTGGCTTGGTGTTCACCTCGATTGCGGTGGCGCACACCTTGTACGCGCCGCGCGAGGTCGTGTTGTGGAACTGGAAGCGAATCGGGCTGATGGGGCTGGCAATCGCGCTGGCGGTGGGATCGCACATGGCGCTGGCGATGATGGCGGTGCTGGCGTTCGGATTCATGCTGTACCTGGCGCCGGAACGGCGCGGCGCGGCGCTGGCAATCATGGCGGCGGCATGCGCTTTGGGATTCCTGCTGCTGTTCGCGGCGTATGGTTTTGACAGTCACGCAATGGCGGCGGCGATCAGCGGGTTGCGGACGAGCGACTTTGCTCCCCGGTTGCTCGGGCGGGGTTTGACTTACAGCTTGCTGGCAGTGTTCTTCCTGCGAATGCCGGCGGTGCTGGTGGCGCTGGCAGCAGCGCTGATCGCGTATGCGGCGTGGAAGCGTCCGCGCTTCTTCGGGGTGACCGCGCCGTTGATCAGTCTGGTCGCGGTGATGGTGCTGGGAATTACCATGCCGCACCTGGGCGGCTACGATTTGTTTGTCGCGTCGCTGCCGTTCGCGTTCGTGTTCATAGCCGGGGTGTTTACCGACCTGCTGGAAACCGAGTACGGCGGCCTGGCCGGCGGCATGCTGGCTGGGATTATTCTGGCGCAGGCGGCGTATGCAGTGGTGGGACTGTTGAGGATTGGTTGATTGCGGAACTGCGGAATTGAAATTCGGCAATTCGTCACTTCTGCAGTTCGGCAATCGTCGCGCAACTCCAGCGCCCCACCCGGGTTTTCAAGGATAAGGGCCGGGTCATCGGGGCGGCAAGCGCTCCTGTTCCAGAAGCGCCGCCCCGGTGGCCTGTAAATGATCCCCGGACATCCGCCAATCAATGGGCGGATGGGCGCAGGTTCCCGATTCGACACGCGGAAACCGGCTGTGAATCGGGCTTTCCACGCCAGGCATCAAATTAAACGGGGTTATGATTAACTCCGGGACTATGAAGCTGGCAGGGTACATCGCGGCAGTGGTAGCGCTGATGTTGGTGGTGCCGGCAGCGGCGCAGATCCGGGGAGCGCCGGCGTCGGTGACTTCGATGGCGCCGTGGCGCGGCGTGACTCCCGGGCCTCCGGCAAGCGTGACCTCGCTTGGTCCTAACGGCTTCTCGTCTGGTCCCAACGGCTTCGCGTCGCCGTGTTCCGGGGTTGGGCCGCTGATTCCTTCCGCCATGGG is part of the Terriglobales bacterium genome and encodes:
- a CDS encoding heparan-alpha-glucosaminide N-acetyltransferase domain-containing protein; translated protein: MATTVSPTSTTAVELKSAAPVAKATRLISLDVFRGMTIAGMILVNNAGNWKAVWWPLDHAEWHGWTPTDLIFPFFLFIVGVSMVLSFEARQERGARRGELMRHAVKRSIIIYAIGFALALWGRRWNLHTVRLYGVLPRIAVVYLMASAIVLYCGRRARAVIAVVALAGYWLLMTRMPGFDLSMDGNLAGFIDRKLLYEHLWIRHRFDPEGLLSTIPAVVTTLIGVFTGEWLRQRPVMGQASDPSASHVGQPRVTKVQGMLMAGALLMVAGEAWGRWFPINKNMWTSSYVLFTGGFALALLALCYWMIEIRGWRSWAQPFVWYGSNAITVYAASTALAVFSVRYQVMPGVTYKAWVYDHWFAPMARPMIASALFASAYVLTFWALAWLMYRKKIFVKI